Proteins from a genomic interval of Nitrospina gracilis Nb-211:
- the nirK gene encoding copper-containing nitrite reductase — MRPQIVPVRISVLLLALLLSAVPTVYADTSHKMFAPNVPTSIHRTSPKTIDIHFEAKEYVGKLADGVNYEFWSFDGAVPGPIVRVRVGDTVQFHLSNAASNTQQHNIDIHAVNGPGGGAVASNVSPGESKVFTFKALTPGLYIYHCAAGSIVDHIANGMYGLMLVEPEEGLPTVDREFYVMQSEFFTGEPDDNGLAAFDLMKGLEEHPTHVVFNGQDGALLGDNALHAKVGETVRIYFGNIGPNNVSSFHIIGEIFDRVYVEGGFGGVRTGIQTTMVPSAGSTIVEFTVDVPGTYVLVDHSIFRVARGAIGHLVVTGEEDPGVFKFGK, encoded by the coding sequence TCCACAAATAGTTCCTGTTCGAATTTCAGTTTTGTTGCTGGCATTGTTGCTTTCTGCCGTCCCCACTGTGTACGCGGACACATCGCATAAAATGTTCGCCCCGAATGTCCCCACCTCCATTCACCGCACCTCACCGAAAACCATCGACATTCATTTTGAAGCCAAAGAGTACGTGGGAAAACTGGCGGATGGCGTGAACTATGAGTTCTGGAGTTTCGACGGCGCGGTGCCGGGTCCGATCGTGAGAGTGCGTGTCGGGGATACGGTGCAGTTTCATCTGTCCAATGCCGCGTCCAACACCCAACAGCACAACATCGACATTCATGCGGTCAATGGGCCGGGAGGAGGCGCGGTCGCCAGCAACGTGTCGCCGGGTGAATCCAAGGTGTTCACCTTCAAGGCGCTGACGCCGGGCCTTTATATCTATCATTGTGCCGCCGGTTCGATCGTCGATCACATCGCCAATGGCATGTACGGGCTGATGCTGGTGGAGCCGGAGGAGGGCCTGCCCACGGTGGACCGTGAGTTTTACGTGATGCAGAGTGAGTTTTTCACAGGGGAACCGGATGACAACGGCCTGGCCGCGTTTGACCTCATGAAGGGGCTTGAAGAACACCCCACCCATGTGGTGTTCAATGGCCAGGACGGTGCTCTGCTGGGCGACAACGCCCTGCATGCCAAGGTGGGAGAAACGGTGCGTATATACTTCGGCAACATCGGGCCAAATAATGTGTCGTCATTTCACATCATCGGTGAAATTTTTGACCGGGTGTATGTGGAAGGCGGTTTCGGCGGGGTCCGGACCGGTATCCAAACCACCATGGTGCCGTCCGCCGGTTCCACCATCGTTGAGTTTACAGTGGATGTGCCGGGGACCTATGTGCTGGTCGATCACAGCATCTTCCGCGTCGCCCGGGGCGCCATCGGTCATCTGGTTGTGACCGGGGAGGAGGACCCCGGCGTTTTCAAATTCGGAAAATAA
- a CDS encoding sigma-54 interaction domain-containing protein, translating into MNSRPADNIESIINLLKEAVFVYDENLDIRYFNDAAERITGYRRDEVLGRKCITILDQSVCLNNCELCLTVKNGNNREVNFTSSFLRKDGAKRMGEFQAGILQQDKAGTRVVVALNDVTEISQLREELKEVHSFGNMIGKSHVMKELFETIQNVAFYDSTVFIQGESGTGKELVARALHYESPRAGKNLIKVNCTAFADTLLESELFGHAKGAFTGALRDRIGRFEEAHGGTIFLDEIGDLTPTIQVKLLRVLQEKEVERVGENVTRPVDIRIIAATNKDILQEVKAGRFREDLYYRLNVIPLHLPPLRERNEDIPYLVEHFIKRWNAQHVKAIDGIADDALGSLLDHSWPGNIRELENVVEHACVKCSGPRIQRADLPAFLQLPSAKAPAGRSTSVRRRKWLTREMVTEALQRAGGNQSHAARELGVHRITLWRKMKEFNIPA; encoded by the coding sequence ATGAACTCACGACCGGCTGACAACATCGAATCCATCATCAATCTCCTCAAAGAGGCGGTTTTTGTTTACGACGAGAACCTGGATATCCGTTATTTCAACGACGCGGCGGAACGCATCACCGGCTACCGCCGCGACGAGGTGCTGGGCCGCAAGTGCATCACCATCCTCGATCAGAGCGTGTGCCTGAACAACTGCGAGCTGTGCCTGACGGTCAAAAACGGGAACAACCGGGAGGTGAATTTCACCTCCTCCTTCCTGCGCAAGGACGGGGCGAAGCGGATGGGCGAGTTTCAGGCGGGCATTCTGCAACAGGACAAGGCAGGAACGCGGGTGGTGGTGGCTTTGAACGACGTCACCGAAATCTCGCAGTTGCGCGAGGAACTCAAGGAAGTCCACTCCTTCGGCAACATGATCGGTAAAAGCCACGTGATGAAGGAGTTGTTCGAGACCATTCAAAACGTCGCGTTTTACGATTCGACCGTGTTCATTCAGGGAGAGAGCGGCACCGGCAAGGAGCTGGTGGCGCGCGCCCTGCACTACGAGAGCCCGCGCGCAGGCAAGAACCTGATCAAGGTCAACTGCACCGCCTTCGCCGACACCCTGCTGGAAAGCGAGCTGTTCGGCCACGCCAAGGGCGCCTTCACCGGGGCGCTCCGCGACCGCATCGGCCGTTTCGAAGAAGCGCACGGCGGGACGATTTTTCTGGACGAGATCGGCGACCTCACCCCCACCATCCAGGTCAAACTGTTACGCGTTCTGCAGGAGAAGGAAGTGGAGCGCGTGGGCGAGAACGTGACGCGGCCGGTGGACATCCGCATCATCGCCGCCACCAACAAGGACATCCTGCAAGAAGTGAAGGCAGGCCGGTTCCGCGAGGATTTGTACTACCGGCTGAACGTCATCCCCCTGCACCTGCCGCCGCTCCGCGAGCGCAACGAGGACATCCCGTATCTTGTCGAACATTTCATAAAACGCTGGAACGCCCAGCACGTGAAAGCCATCGACGGCATCGCCGACGACGCGCTGGGTTCTCTGCTCGACCACTCCTGGCCGGGCAACATCCGTGAACTGGAAAACGTGGTCGAACATGCCTGCGTGAAGTGCTCCGGTCCCCGCATCCAACGCGCGGACCTGCCGGCATTTCTGCAACTGCCTTCCGCCAAGGCTCCTGCCGGACGAAGCACCTCCGTCCGCCGCCGCAAGTGGCTGACCCGCGAGATGGTGACCGAGGCGCTGCAGCGCGCGGGCGGCAACCAGTCTCACGCCGCGCGCGAACTGGGCGTGCATCGCATCACCCTGTGGCGCAAAATGAAAGAGTTCAACATCCCGGCGTGA
- a CDS encoding DUF6279 family lipoprotein, producing MTRRPDVPHPERGGRAWRLALLVLCLMIAAGCSRTRIAYNFSDWFLVHRIDHYFDLTREQERFLDRRVAALQAWHRRHELPRLVAALDELDRRYADGLSGEDADWVWQQQGAFWDRLIAHGLPDFSRFLTTLNDDQVGFLANRFEENDGWLVRRAALTADALQRDHREWVLEVLDDWYGGLTADQAARIPDWLQSDRGWVQLRLKNRLRFQQDFLQLVRRGGSAAVLQTRLEQWLHHPETH from the coding sequence ATGACCCGGCGTCCCGATGTTCCACACCCCGAGCGTGGCGGCAGGGCATGGCGGCTGGCTCTCCTTGTGCTTTGCCTGATGATCGCCGCCGGGTGCAGTCGTACCCGCATCGCCTACAACTTCTCCGACTGGTTTCTCGTCCACCGTATCGACCATTACTTCGACCTCACCCGCGAGCAGGAACGGTTTCTCGACCGGCGCGTGGCCGCTCTGCAGGCGTGGCACCGCAGGCATGAACTGCCGCGTTTGGTGGCGGCGCTGGACGAACTCGACCGGCGTTATGCCGACGGGTTGAGCGGGGAGGACGCGGACTGGGTCTGGCAACAGCAGGGCGCGTTCTGGGACCGGCTGATCGCTCACGGCCTGCCGGATTTTTCACGCTTCCTCACGACGCTGAATGACGACCAGGTCGGCTTTCTGGCAAACCGGTTCGAAGAGAACGACGGGTGGCTGGTGAGGCGGGCGGCGTTGACTGCGGACGCATTGCAACGTGATCACCGCGAGTGGGTGCTGGAGGTGCTCGACGACTGGTATGGCGGTTTGACGGCGGATCAGGCGGCGCGCATTCCGGATTGGTTGCAGTCCGACCGCGGCTGGGTGCAACTGCGGCTAAAAAACCGCCTCCGGTTTCAGCAGGATTTCCTGCAACTGGTGCGGCGGGGAGGGTCGGCCGCGGTTCTTCAGACCCGTCTTGAACAGTGGCTCCATCATCCGGAAACCCACTAG
- a CDS encoding CPXCG motif-containing cysteine-rich protein: MEEEYFFECPWCGEEISMLVDLTVPSQTYIEDCEVCCRPIQIQYESSGMGVEGFFAARS, encoded by the coding sequence ATGGAAGAGGAATATTTTTTTGAATGCCCCTGGTGTGGCGAGGAAATTTCCATGCTGGTGGACCTGACCGTCCCCTCCCAGACCTATATCGAGGACTGTGAAGTCTGTTGCCGTCCCATCCAGATCCAATACGAAAGCAGTGGCATGGGAGTGGAAGGATTCTTCGCGGCGCGGTCATGA
- a CDS encoding Dyp-type peroxidase domain-containing protein — protein sequence MSRSQTGIVSTPACHSCVLIYEVVDLPMNAMSVGQFSVMVPGFVSDVLKKYPGEKIACVVGFGPMFWLLAWHGKKPRRLRPFETLEARGREFPATEGDILFYLHANKVECLRDMVGYIDENLQGLVQPIDRVWGQSPAITFAEQESTMPDGVPELVFIDKHEADFFRGSFVLVQNFRHAPDETIQVAAPFQKMAQQFGRQEHLLIHSLPYRMEEDAGTLSMLFHSDPDAVDTVLEKSLEIPPGDDGVHWTDRLRPVSGARFFVPSIDVLTGLRMGGIRMNRFSPTRQYS from the coding sequence ATGTCCCGATCGCAGACAGGAATCGTATCGACCCCCGCTTGCCACTCGTGCGTGTTGATATACGAAGTGGTGGACTTGCCGATGAACGCCATGAGCGTCGGCCAGTTTTCGGTGATGGTGCCGGGTTTCGTGTCGGACGTGCTGAAGAAATATCCGGGTGAGAAGATCGCCTGCGTGGTGGGTTTCGGCCCGATGTTCTGGTTGCTTGCCTGGCACGGCAAGAAGCCACGCCGCCTGCGCCCCTTTGAAACGCTGGAGGCCAGGGGGCGCGAGTTCCCCGCAACCGAGGGGGACATCCTGTTTTACCTGCACGCCAACAAAGTGGAATGCCTGCGCGATATGGTGGGTTACATTGACGAGAACCTGCAGGGGCTGGTTCAGCCCATCGACCGGGTGTGGGGTCAGTCGCCCGCCATCACCTTTGCCGAGCAGGAATCCACAATGCCCGATGGAGTGCCGGAGTTGGTGTTCATCGACAAGCACGAGGCGGATTTCTTTCGCGGCAGTTTTGTGCTGGTGCAGAATTTTCGCCATGCGCCGGATGAAACCATACAGGTGGCCGCGCCTTTCCAGAAAATGGCACAGCAATTCGGACGGCAGGAGCACTTGCTCATCCACTCCCTTCCATACCGTATGGAGGAGGATGCCGGAACGTTGTCCATGCTGTTTCACAGCGATCCCGATGCGGTGGACACCGTACTCGAAAAATCGCTGGAGATTCCACCCGGCGACGACGGCGTGCACTGGACGGACCGCCTGCGTCCGGTGTCTGGAGCGCGGTTCTTCGTGCCGTCGATCGACGTGCTCACGGGGCTTCGCATGGGCGGCATCCGCATGAACCGTTTTTCCCCCACGCGCCAGTATTCCTGA
- a CDS encoding tetratricopeptide repeat protein, with translation MNEDTPTNEETPVNPEIEALKKQAEANPGDCEVLLKLGQAWIAELNGEEALAVFRQMVQLDPENPKAHFGLAQAFDALNRYEEMIDAFREAAYLDPDWAEAQYNLGLAQMVVGEYDEAGESFKKAIEIKPGYAEAHRVLSVVLGIQGETEASRHHKQEATRLNPEYR, from the coding sequence ATGAACGAAGACACTCCCACAAACGAAGAAACTCCCGTCAATCCCGAAATCGAAGCCCTCAAGAAACAGGCCGAGGCGAACCCCGGTGATTGTGAAGTTCTGCTCAAGCTGGGCCAGGCATGGATTGCGGAGTTGAACGGTGAAGAGGCCTTGGCGGTGTTTCGGCAGATGGTCCAACTGGATCCGGAAAACCCGAAAGCACACTTCGGCCTGGCGCAGGCGTTCGATGCCCTCAACCGCTACGAGGAGATGATCGACGCCTTCCGCGAAGCGGCGTACCTCGACCCCGACTGGGCGGAGGCGCAGTACAACCTGGGCCTGGCGCAGATGGTGGTGGGTGAGTACGACGAGGCAGGCGAGTCCTTCAAAAAAGCCATCGAGATCAAGCCCGGTTACGCGGAAGCACACCGCGTGTTGAGCGTGGTGCTGGGCATTCAGGGCGAGACGGAGGCCTCCCGGCATCACAAGCAGGAGGCCACGCGCCTGAACCCCGAATACCGCTGA
- a CDS encoding Glu/Leu/Phe/Val family dehydrogenase — MSTQYVDNFADDIGPIKILHLYEPKSQLRAIVVVDNLAMGPAAIGGCRMAPDVSTREVFRLARAMTLKNAVNGLAYGGGKSAIVGDPRSELKETWVREFARAIRDLKEYIPGPDLGTDEQCMAWVHEETGRAVGLPYSKGGLPLDELGATGFGVAVAADAASEWMQLPLENARVVIQGFGNVGKAAAKFLLERGAKVIAVNDSEAGLHNPDGLDIAELIRWVQARNLGGATHLGQPVERDRVLEIESDIFVPAARPDVFTEANQHLLKTRLVLEGANIPITHEAARVLHDRGILLIPDIIANSGGVICAAAEFEGKTKDQAFDAIGKSVYRNTTALLKRVRERKQYPHDAAIKMAREVLSKKMGLFANT, encoded by the coding sequence ATGAGCACTCAATATGTGGACAATTTCGCCGACGACATCGGTCCCATTAAAATCCTGCACCTCTACGAACCCAAATCCCAGCTCCGCGCCATTGTGGTGGTGGATAACCTGGCGATGGGTCCGGCGGCCATCGGGGGTTGCCGCATGGCTCCCGATGTCTCCACGCGCGAGGTGTTCCGCCTGGCGCGGGCCATGACCCTGAAGAACGCGGTCAACGGTCTGGCGTACGGCGGCGGCAAATCCGCCATTGTCGGAGACCCGCGGAGCGAACTGAAGGAAACCTGGGTGCGCGAATTCGCCCGTGCCATCCGCGACCTGAAAGAATACATCCCCGGTCCGGACCTGGGCACCGATGAACAGTGCATGGCCTGGGTGCATGAAGAAACGGGACGCGCGGTGGGCCTGCCATATTCCAAGGGCGGTCTGCCGTTGGATGAACTGGGAGCGACGGGGTTCGGCGTGGCGGTGGCGGCGGATGCGGCCAGCGAGTGGATGCAGTTGCCGCTGGAAAACGCACGCGTGGTCATTCAGGGCTTCGGCAACGTAGGCAAAGCGGCGGCAAAATTCCTTTTGGAACGCGGTGCGAAAGTCATTGCCGTCAACGATTCGGAAGCGGGACTGCACAATCCGGATGGACTGGACATCGCGGAGTTGATCCGCTGGGTGCAGGCCCGGAACTTGGGTGGCGCCACCCACCTGGGCCAGCCGGTGGAGCGTGACCGCGTGCTGGAGATCGAAAGCGATATCTTCGTCCCGGCGGCGCGGCCGGATGTGTTCACCGAAGCCAATCAACACCTGCTGAAAACCCGGCTGGTGCTGGAGGGCGCGAACATTCCCATTACCCACGAGGCGGCGCGGGTTCTGCACGATCGCGGTATCCTGCTCATACCGGACATCATCGCCAACAGCGGCGGCGTCATCTGTGCGGCGGCGGAGTTTGAGGGCAAAACGAAAGACCAGGCCTTCGACGCCATCGGCAAAAGCGTTTACCGCAACACCACGGCGTTGCTGAAACGCGTGCGCGAGCGCAAACAATATCCGCACGACGCGGCGATCAAGATGGCGCGGGAAGTGTTGTCGAAAAAGATGGGGCTGTTCGCCAACACGTGA
- a CDS encoding tetratricopeptide repeat protein has product MASKGVAQTLQEVLNNLQSQLKEKSAQLDAAKKQILELKKGGATEDLTPALKAEKEKRLQLEKSLEEANKQVADLEKKVSEGAAAGISSGAELNQEIEKRTRAEQQLLSKTQEVLDLKQKVLDEQALRQKAEAALQQAPAAGSGGIPESQYQLEVQKREGLETQVKDLQARLEEAQKAVSSAPSAETLQRELDLLKKSEELAKMERANLETKLQQTQAKLEEALQRPADTGESDSLKQELTAAQAELESLRESEQALRDSEQTLQEEKLALQNESINLQTQINDLESQLENTQRQSTQGSEEAESLKKEIELNKKAEELLKTEKEYLASQVKELQASLEQANQSSGETDTLKQTVAALQESEQALTAEKTSLEQQLKEAYAKVDQALKQASAGSGKSESLEQELAQLREGKDQLRQEKAELEKQLNAAKAKIKEVEQKATDTKELEALKKELEQAKKSEELHKKQTENLEGQLRKYQDDLQHLRAGIQMESEARARAEAEVRSIQSQISAAAAVSSTPAASMTPPPQKQAAPPRPGATPAAQGRPATAGQDDREIERLKQMIKQKPRDPKLHVQLGKLYSDRKRYQEAVEPLTQAVRLNPRDAQACFQLGNTQYRLDHYQEALDAFNKAVRANPKYAEAHFFLCTLNELVGNEDVAQRHYQKAIKLDPDIENKMGMI; this is encoded by the coding sequence ATGGCCAGTAAAGGCGTTGCTCAAACGCTACAGGAAGTACTGAACAACCTCCAAAGCCAGTTGAAGGAAAAAAGTGCCCAACTGGACGCGGCGAAAAAGCAGATTTTGGAGTTGAAAAAAGGAGGGGCGACGGAGGATCTGACTCCCGCCCTCAAAGCGGAAAAAGAGAAACGCCTCCAGCTCGAAAAATCCCTCGAAGAAGCCAACAAGCAAGTCGCCGACCTGGAGAAAAAGGTGTCCGAAGGTGCCGCCGCTGGAATCTCCAGTGGTGCGGAACTCAACCAGGAAATCGAAAAGCGCACCCGGGCCGAACAGCAGTTGCTCAGTAAAACCCAGGAAGTGCTGGATCTGAAACAGAAGGTTCTAGATGAGCAGGCCCTGCGCCAGAAAGCCGAGGCCGCTCTGCAACAGGCCCCGGCGGCGGGTTCGGGGGGGATTCCGGAATCGCAGTACCAGTTGGAAGTGCAAAAACGCGAAGGTCTGGAAACGCAGGTCAAAGACTTGCAGGCCCGCCTCGAAGAGGCGCAGAAAGCCGTCTCTTCCGCACCCAGTGCGGAGACCCTCCAGCGCGAACTGGATCTCCTCAAAAAGTCCGAGGAACTGGCGAAGATGGAAAGGGCCAACCTCGAGACCAAGCTTCAGCAAACTCAGGCGAAACTGGAGGAAGCGCTCCAGCGTCCTGCCGATACCGGCGAATCCGATTCATTGAAACAGGAACTCACGGCGGCGCAGGCGGAACTGGAATCGCTTCGCGAATCCGAGCAGGCGCTCCGCGACAGCGAGCAAACCCTTCAGGAAGAAAAGCTCGCCCTGCAGAACGAGTCGATCAATCTGCAAACGCAGATCAACGACCTCGAATCCCAACTGGAGAACACCCAGCGCCAGTCCACTCAGGGATCGGAGGAAGCGGAGTCGCTGAAAAAAGAAATTGAGCTGAACAAAAAGGCCGAAGAGCTTCTCAAGACGGAAAAGGAATATCTCGCCAGCCAGGTGAAAGAATTGCAGGCCAGCCTGGAGCAGGCAAACCAGTCCAGCGGCGAAACCGATACGTTGAAGCAGACAGTCGCCGCGCTCCAGGAATCGGAACAAGCGCTCACCGCCGAAAAAACCTCCCTCGAACAGCAGTTGAAGGAAGCGTATGCCAAGGTGGACCAGGCGTTGAAGCAGGCCTCCGCGGGCTCCGGCAAATCCGAATCGCTGGAACAGGAACTGGCGCAGTTGCGGGAAGGCAAGGATCAACTGCGGCAGGAAAAGGCGGAGTTGGAAAAACAGCTCAACGCCGCCAAGGCGAAGATCAAGGAAGTGGAGCAGAAGGCCACGGACACCAAGGAACTGGAAGCGCTGAAAAAGGAACTCGAGCAGGCCAAAAAGAGCGAAGAGTTGCACAAGAAGCAGACCGAAAACCTGGAAGGCCAGTTGCGCAAGTATCAGGACGACCTGCAGCATCTGCGGGCGGGGATTCAGATGGAGTCCGAAGCCCGCGCCCGGGCGGAAGCGGAAGTGCGGTCGATTCAGTCGCAGATCAGCGCCGCGGCGGCTGTGTCCTCAACGCCCGCCGCTTCGATGACGCCTCCGCCGCAAAAGCAGGCGGCTCCGCCCCGTCCCGGCGCCACGCCGGCGGCCCAGGGACGCCCCGCCACCGCAGGCCAGGACGACCGGGAGATCGAGCGCCTCAAACAGATGATCAAGCAGAAACCCCGCGACCCGAAACTGCACGTCCAACTGGGCAAGCTGTATTCCGATCGCAAACGCTACCAGGAAGCGGTGGAGCCGCTCACGCAGGCGGTGCGCCTGAACCCGCGAGACGCGCAGGCGTGCTTCCAGTTGGGCAACACGCAGTACCGGCTGGACCATTACCAGGAAGCGCTGGACGCCTTCAACAAGGCCGTGCGCGCCAATCCGAAATACGCGGAGGCGCACTTTTTCCTGTGCACGCTCAACGAGCTGGTCGGCAACGAAGACGTGGCGCAACGCCACTACCAGAAAGCCATCAAGCTCGATCCAGACATCGAAAACAAAATGGGCATGATCTGA
- the modC gene encoding molybdenum ABC transporter ATP-binding protein, which produces MTRLTARFQVSHPGFDLDTKLDVPAHGVTVVFGRSGSGKTTLLRCMAGLTRSPSGFFQVGDDVWQDESQGLFRPVHQRAIGLVFQDARLFPHLNVESNLKYGYQRIAESERKIGFDHIVSLLELTPLLDRRPAHLSGGEQQRVAIGRALLTSPRLLLMDEPLANLDTARKMDILPYLLKLRAELGLPIVYVSHSLEEILQLVDTLVLLKAGRVIACGAAETVLSELPPGERIDPGLAGTLLDTTVVDHDDAYALTRVQYGNQYLYLPRQNVAAGRPLRLHILARDISIVVSPTDVQTSVLNILEATVMEILEGGGSAHAVDIRLDAGQPLLATITKKSLSRLGLKPRQKVYAHIKAVQMVHEIPGF; this is translated from the coding sequence ATGACCCGGCTCACCGCGCGCTTTCAGGTTTCTCATCCCGGCTTCGATCTGGATACGAAGCTCGATGTCCCGGCACACGGGGTGACCGTCGTCTTCGGTCGTTCGGGAAGCGGCAAGACCACGCTCCTCCGTTGCATGGCGGGACTGACCCGGTCGCCCTCCGGTTTTTTCCAGGTCGGCGATGATGTGTGGCAGGACGAATCGCAGGGCCTGTTCCGTCCGGTACACCAGCGCGCCATTGGGCTGGTGTTTCAGGACGCACGCCTGTTCCCGCACCTGAACGTGGAATCCAATCTGAAATACGGTTACCAGCGCATCGCGGAGAGCGAACGGAAGATCGGTTTCGATCACATCGTTTCCTTACTGGAACTCACTCCCCTGCTGGACCGCCGGCCAGCCCACCTGTCCGGCGGCGAGCAGCAACGCGTCGCCATCGGCCGCGCGTTGCTCACCAGTCCACGCCTCCTGCTGATGGACGAGCCGCTGGCCAACCTGGACACCGCGCGCAAGATGGATATCCTGCCCTACCTGCTGAAACTGCGCGCGGAGCTGGGACTGCCCATCGTGTACGTCAGTCATTCGCTGGAAGAAATATTGCAGTTGGTGGACACGCTGGTGTTGTTGAAAGCGGGGCGGGTGATCGCCTGCGGTGCGGCCGAAACGGTGCTCTCCGAACTGCCGCCGGGAGAGCGCATCGATCCGGGCCTGGCGGGAACACTGCTGGACACGACGGTGGTGGACCACGACGATGCGTATGCGCTGACGCGGGTGCAGTATGGAAATCAATACCTCTACCTGCCGCGGCAGAACGTGGCGGCGGGGCGGCCTCTGCGACTGCACATCCTGGCGCGCGACATCAGCATCGTGGTGAGCCCGACGGACGTCCAGACCAGCGTGCTCAACATTCTGGAGGCGACGGTGATGGAAATCCTGGAAGGCGGTGGTTCGGCGCACGCGGTGGACATCCGCCTCGACGCCGGTCAGCCGCTGCTCGCCACCATCACAAAGAAGTCGCTGTCCCGGCTTGGCCTCAAACCGAGACAGAAAGTGTACGCACACATCAAGGCGGTGCAGATGGTGCACGAAATTCCGGGGTTTTGA
- the modB gene encoding molybdate ABC transporter permease subunit encodes MENAIDWQPMFLTLKLAGTTVLVLLLVGTPLAWWLSQTRSRGKVWVEAVVALPLVLPPTVLGFYLLIALGANGFIGGPIQAWTGASLAFTFPGLVVASTLYSLPFVVQPLQGAFESIGRSYLEAAWALRASKWDAFFTVASPLALRGYITAIVLGFAHTLGEFGVVLMVGGNIPGKTKVVSIAIYDHVEVLEYAQAHWLSGGLLVFSFLVLLIVYTFNRRLPLNVA; translated from the coding sequence ATGGAGAACGCGATCGACTGGCAGCCGATGTTTTTGACGCTGAAGCTGGCGGGCACGACGGTGCTGGTGCTGTTGCTGGTGGGCACGCCCCTGGCGTGGTGGTTGTCGCAGACGCGGTCGCGCGGCAAGGTGTGGGTTGAGGCGGTGGTGGCCCTGCCCCTGGTTCTGCCGCCGACGGTACTGGGTTTTTACCTGTTGATCGCGCTCGGCGCGAACGGCTTCATCGGCGGCCCCATCCAGGCATGGACGGGCGCGTCTTTGGCCTTCACCTTTCCCGGTCTCGTCGTCGCCTCCACCCTCTACTCCCTGCCATTCGTGGTGCAACCCCTGCAGGGCGCGTTCGAGTCGATCGGCCGCTCCTACCTTGAAGCAGCCTGGGCGCTTCGCGCTTCGAAGTGGGACGCATTTTTCACCGTCGCCTCGCCTCTGGCGCTCCGCGGCTACATCACCGCCATCGTGCTGGGCTTCGCGCACACACTGGGGGAGTTCGGCGTGGTGTTGATGGTGGGCGGCAACATTCCCGGCAAAACGAAAGTCGTTTCCATCGCCATTTACGATCACGTGGAAGTGCTCGAATACGCGCAGGCGCACTGGTTGTCCGGCGGCCTGCTGGTGTTTTCGTTCCTGGTTCTGCTGATCGTGTACACCTTCAACCGCCGCCTTCCACTCAACGTCGCATGA
- the modA gene encoding molybdate ABC transporter substrate-binding protein, whose product MWKRMVVLGLIGLLCFPAVAGADTATVAVASNFLGPLKHIAGQFEARTGHTARIVSGSTGKLYAQILNGAPFHVFLAADSKRPRLLEDQKLAVNGSRFTYARGRLALWSADPAWIRGDGVPVLKDGAFRHLALANPKTAPYGQAAQSTLQKLGLWETLQGRIVRGENVGQAFQFAASGNAEVGFVALSQVLALPPARQGSHWEVPGSYHDPIEQDAVLLQKGNGNAAAKALLEFLKTPEVREQIRSSGYETD is encoded by the coding sequence ATGTGGAAACGGATGGTTGTGCTGGGGCTGATCGGTTTGTTGTGCTTCCCGGCCGTGGCCGGTGCGGACACGGCGACGGTCGCGGTCGCATCAAATTTTCTCGGCCCTCTCAAACACATTGCCGGCCAATTTGAAGCCAGGACGGGACACACGGCGCGCATTGTTTCCGGTAGCACCGGCAAGCTGTATGCGCAGATCCTCAACGGCGCGCCGTTTCACGTGTTTCTGGCGGCGGACTCCAAACGCCCGCGCCTGCTGGAAGATCAAAAGCTGGCGGTCAACGGGTCGCGCTTCACCTACGCGCGCGGGCGGCTCGCCTTGTGGAGCGCGGACCCGGCATGGATCCGTGGCGACGGCGTGCCCGTTTTGAAAGACGGGGCGTTCCGCCACCTGGCCCTCGCCAACCCCAAGACCGCGCCGTACGGTCAGGCGGCGCAATCCACTTTGCAGAAACTGGGTTTGTGGGAAACGTTGCAGGGGCGCATCGTGCGCGGCGAGAACGTGGGGCAGGCGTTTCAGTTTGCGGCGAGCGGCAACGCGGAGGTGGGATTCGTCGCCCTGTCGCAGGTGCTGGCCCTGCCTCCCGCCCGGCAGGGAAGCCACTGGGAAGTACCGGGGTCTTATCACGACCCCATCGAGCAGGACGCGGTCCTTTTGCAAAAAGGCAATGGCAACGCCGCGGCGAAGGCCCTGCTTGAGTTTTTGAAAACGCCGGAGGTACGGGAACAAATCCGTTCTTCCGGCTACGAAACCGATTGA
- a CDS encoding acylphosphatase, with protein MSDAVHLKVEGRVQGVFFRANTEKVAKELGVAGWVRNLDDGSVEIHAEGDRDHLDRLIDWCRRGPAMANVKHVDVDWIPAQGFHSFDIR; from the coding sequence ATGAGCGACGCCGTTCATTTGAAAGTCGAGGGACGCGTGCAGGGCGTGTTCTTCCGCGCCAACACGGAAAAGGTGGCGAAGGAACTGGGAGTCGCCGGCTGGGTGCGCAACCTTGATGACGGTTCCGTCGAGATTCACGCCGAAGGCGACCGCGATCACCTGGACCGCCTGATCGACTGGTGCCGCAGGGGTCCCGCCATGGCGAACGTCAAGCACGTGGACGTGGACTGGATTCCCGCTCAAGGCTTCCATTCATTTGACATACGCTGA